A window of the Lolium perenne isolate Kyuss_39 chromosome 7, Kyuss_2.0, whole genome shotgun sequence genome harbors these coding sequences:
- the LOC127314596 gene encoding uncharacterized protein isoform X2 — MIKPNVLLQDVKIVRWELKTDSLDIIRMSIHGFKTVLRRRRRLFKRVMSLHVNGTPVTQLNHGPKETYHIVEITLDGHAVFQLLFRQSDGYLVAFRLLKNKKNLLAWEGWFHFSDPDIKLPLFFGERRSVEWACGYLTADKVSICRHTMHSLVTCVMDYKPANCTKKSFGGYDRVILFQTWMVLLGECQRSGVFVEFVELHHDSEQPSPVGIELEDHLHSWGNFCRAVLHIYLALLMRDYGERGWEKELELAESELSQAVLAVTSKGYELINRYIVYVTSQMVLRLIKSTVNSPCLFSWVLKFITCCI; from the exons GATGTGAAAATAGTTCGATGGGAACTCAAGACTGATTCTCTTGATATTATTAGGATGTCTATTCATGGTTTCAAAACTGTGCTCCGTCGTAGGCGCAGACTTTTCAAAAGAGTGATGTCGCTCCATGTTAATGGTACTCCAGTCACCCAGCTGAATCATGGCCCAAAA GAGACCTACCACATTGTTGAGATCACTCTTGATGGCCACGCCGTTTTCCAACTTCTTTTTCGACAGAGTGATGGATATTTAGTTGCATTTCGTCTTCTCAAAAACAAGAAAAACCTACTTGCCTGGGAGGGATGGTTTCATTTCAGTGACCCTGACATCAAGTTACCTCTCTTTTTTGGCGAACGAAGATCAGTGGAGTGGGCTTGTGGCTACCTGACGGCAGATAAGGTGTCTATTTGCAGACACACTATGCATTCCTTAGTGACATGTGTTATGGATTATAAACCAGCAAATTGCACTAAGAAGAGCTTTGGAGGTTATGATAGGGTTAtactgtttcaaacatggatggtATTGCTTGGGGAATGCCAAAGATCTGGCGTATTCGTGGAATTTGTTGAGCTCCACCATGACAGTGAACAGCCGTCTCCAGTTGGTATTGAACTTGAGGATCATCTCCATAGTTGGGGTAATTTCTGTAGGGCTGTCCTACACATATACCTAGCACTTTTGATGAGAGACTATGGAGAACGTGGTTGGGAAAAGGAATTAGAGCTGGCTGAGTCTGAACTGTCACAAGCAGTTCTGGCTGTTACATCTAAGGGTTACGAGCTTATCAACAGGTATATAGTTTACGTCACGAGCCAGATGGTACTGAGACTAATAAAATCAACGGTGAACTCTCCATGCCTCTTCTCTTGGGTACTGAAGTTCATCACTTGTTGCATTTGA
- the LOC139834220 gene encoding uncharacterized protein — translation MASSSDQATNVSNIAGMLNGIEQLNGSNYVTWKEKLEITMALLNIDYALLNDPPEVPKENNENYEALKKEYDIIKAKWDDSNRKCLMMIKGSITQSMRGALPDCETAKGYFAKIEHQFKGSSKVYATSLIRRLIDEKYDPTGSLREHIMKKCNMAAKLKSMEMEISNCFLVHFIMSSLPPQFDPFMINYNAMDVKWEIDEMMARCVQEEERLKADRIDHVNQFGHSQKKKYRKFVNEYVKPKPYKFKEKGQSSKGSQQKKPEKAPNAEGNNSNACHFCGKGGHRRKDCFGFKRWLKERGIQYEEDPKKRGKNN, via the exons ATGGCATCATCTTCAGACCAAG CAACTAATGTCTCTAATATTGCTGGAATGCTAAATGGCATCGAACAGCTAAATGGCAGCAATTATGTCACGTGGAAGGAGAAGCTTGAGATCACTATGGCCTTACTCAATATTGATTATGCTCTCCTTAATGATCCTCCTGAGGTGCCTAAAGAAAATAATGAAAATTATGAAGCCCTCAAGAAGGAATATGACATTATTAAGGCTAAGTGGGATGACTCTAATCGCAAGTGCCTTATGATGATAAAGGGCTCCATTACACAGAGTATGAGGGGAGCCCTTCCTGATTGTGAGACAGCAAAAGGGTACTTTGCAAAAATTGAGCATCAATTTAAAGGGTCTTCTAAAGTTTATGCAACAAGTCTTATCAGAAGGCTAATTGATGAAAAATATGATCCCACTGGAAGTCTTCGAGAGCATATTATGAAAAAATGCAACATGGCCGCCAAACTAAAGTCAATGGAGATGGAAATCTCTAATTGTTTCCTCGTCCATTTTATTATGTCATCTTTGCCTCCCCAATTTGATCCATTTATGATCAACTATAATGCGATGGATGTTAAATGGGAGATTGATGAAATGATGGCGCGATGtgtgcaagaagaagaaaggctTAAGGCTGACAGAATTGATCATGTTAATCAGTTTGGTCATTCACAAAAGAAGAAGTATAGAAAATTTGTGAATGAATATGTGAAGCCCAAGCCTTATAAGTTCAAGGAAAAAGGCCAATCCTCAAAAGGTTCACAGCAAAAGAAGCCAGAAAAAGCGCCTAATGCTGAAGGAAATAATTCCAATGCTTGCCACTTTTGTGGAAAAGGTGGGCATAGGCGAAAGGATTGTTTTGGCTTCAAGAGATGGCTCAAAGAAAGAG GGATTCAATATGAGGAAGACCCTAAAAAGAGGGGAAAGAACAATTAG